The following proteins are encoded in a genomic region of Chryseobacterium cucumeris:
- a CDS encoding TonB-dependent receptor domain-containing protein produces the protein MKRIILSMAIVFGTCAFAQEKKSDTAKTKNIEGVTITKQVFKKQSDRFVYDVAASPVAKGNTTFDLLKQTPLLSSTDDKTLKIAGKNNALIYINGRKSNMDSESLAQFLKNTPAENIQKIEVITVPGSEYQVESSDGIINIILKKKMSDGLNGNMRMSNTTNKYNGSQASFSANYRKDKLGVSASLSGGENIEAQTYTLRNGTSTTSNESTGDIDDPNKNIGGYLNIDYQLNDKSNLALSWNTWANKSYNSTVDLFNTIKKTNTEYTWSKNRENTRSYNNSVNLNYELKTDSLGSKLNVNAAYLNYRRFQFTDNQTFTSDINRNVGARTKQVIQDLPQIINNFSGMVDYNQKFKNDLTVSVGGNYNKTKTDNDSKNITYSFNPVTAPDSRPNHFIYDENIYGMYLTVEKKISDKLSGKVGARYEITNSLGTSDNAPTEALRRIERNYKNLLPYLSLNYAINDKNNISYSFSSRMRRPSFWELNPVKNILTDDNYTQNDPFVKASSNYNQELTYMYRNSYFLILNHSYIQDVITQVPLQGYPVSPDGKIGDNPALRYIRTNFGNKQEMSAMVGIQKSFFKQYWTTNFNIGVQHNINNGSLDTDPTTGDRFKDQKGPNGNFITYTNKTNSTSLLIQTNNTIRLDKKKTWFFGLNYFFVDKQQIELGSLKNLMSLDLSLKKMWNDWTFAVNVNDVLNTNIVKIEDFQDNGNYNYIHQNRYNRSLIVSLTYNFGNQKVKKVRDIEGASDAIKSRTR, from the coding sequence ATGAAACGTATAATTTTGTCAATGGCAATTGTATTCGGTACCTGTGCATTTGCACAAGAGAAGAAATCTGATACGGCAAAAACAAAAAACATAGAAGGTGTTACCATCACAAAGCAGGTTTTCAAAAAGCAAAGTGACCGTTTTGTATACGATGTGGCAGCATCACCTGTTGCCAAAGGAAACACCACTTTTGACCTTTTAAAACAAACTCCTTTATTATCTTCTACAGATGATAAAACATTAAAAATAGCAGGAAAAAACAATGCTCTGATCTATATCAACGGAAGAAAAAGCAATATGGATTCTGAGTCACTGGCTCAGTTTCTGAAAAATACTCCGGCTGAAAATATCCAGAAAATTGAAGTGATTACTGTTCCCGGCAGCGAGTATCAGGTAGAATCTTCTGATGGAATCATCAATATCATTTTAAAGAAAAAAATGAGTGACGGTCTCAACGGAAACATGAGAATGTCTAACACAACCAATAAGTATAACGGAAGCCAGGCAAGTTTCTCAGCCAATTACAGAAAAGATAAACTGGGAGTAAGTGCCAGTCTTAGCGGCGGTGAAAATATCGAAGCACAAACCTATACCCTGAGAAACGGAACCTCAACAACTTCCAACGAGTCTACCGGGGATATTGACGATCCGAATAAAAACATAGGAGGTTATCTGAATATTGATTACCAGCTGAACGACAAAAGCAACCTTGCCTTATCATGGAATACATGGGCCAATAAAAGTTATAATTCAACGGTAGATTTATTCAATACCATAAAAAAAACGAATACGGAATATACATGGTCTAAAAACAGAGAGAATACACGATCTTATAACAATTCTGTGAATTTAAACTATGAATTAAAAACGGATTCTCTGGGTAGCAAACTGAATGTAAATGCAGCATACCTCAACTACAGAAGGTTCCAGTTTACGGATAACCAAACCTTTACCTCAGATATCAACCGAAATGTAGGAGCAAGAACAAAACAAGTTATTCAGGACCTTCCGCAGATCATTAATAATTTCTCCGGAATGGTGGATTATAATCAAAAGTTTAAAAATGATCTTACCGTTTCCGTCGGTGGAAATTATAACAAGACTAAAACAGATAACGATTCTAAAAACATCACTTATTCATTTAATCCCGTAACAGCTCCGGATTCAAGACCCAACCATTTTATCTATGATGAAAACATCTACGGAATGTATCTTACTGTTGAGAAAAAAATTTCCGACAAACTTTCAGGAAAAGTAGGTGCCAGATACGAGATCACCAACAGTCTTGGTACGTCTGACAACGCTCCCACAGAAGCCCTTAGAAGAATTGAGAGAAATTACAAAAACCTTCTTCCCTATCTCAGCCTGAATTATGCGATTAATGATAAAAACAATATTTCCTATTCCTTTTCAAGCAGAATGAGAAGGCCAAGTTTCTGGGAACTTAATCCGGTAAAAAATATTCTGACCGATGATAACTATACTCAGAACGATCCGTTTGTAAAGGCCTCTTCCAACTACAATCAGGAACTTACTTATATGTACAGAAATTCGTATTTCCTGATTTTAAACCATTCTTACATTCAGGACGTCATTACACAGGTTCCGCTTCAGGGATACCCGGTATCACCGGATGGTAAAATTGGTGATAATCCTGCATTGAGATACATCAGAACCAACTTTGGAAATAAGCAGGAAATGTCGGCCATGGTAGGTATTCAGAAGTCGTTTTTCAAACAGTACTGGACAACCAATTTCAATATTGGAGTGCAGCATAATATCAACAATGGAAGTCTTGATACTGATCCTACAACCGGGGATCGCTTCAAAGATCAAAAAGGGCCTAATGGAAACTTTATTACCTACACCAATAAAACCAATTCTACCAGTCTTCTGATCCAGACCAATAATACCATCCGTCTTGATAAAAAGAAAACATGGTTCTTCGGACTTAATTATTTCTTTGTTGACAAACAGCAGATTGAGCTTGGTTCACTGAAAAACTTAATGAGTCTGGATCTCAGTCTTAAAAAAATGTGGAACGACTGGACTTTTGCAGTGAATGTAAATGATGTACTGAATACCAATATTGTTAAAATTGAAGACTTTCAAGACAACGGAAATTATAATTATATCCACCAAAACCGTTACAACAGAAGTTTAATCGTAAGCCTTACCTACAATTTCGGAAACCAGAAAGTGAAAAAGGTAAGAGACATCGAAGGGGCATCAGATGCCATCAAAAGCAGAACAAGATAG
- a CDS encoding discoidin domain-containing protein, with protein sequence MRQYFLSLTIFIGIIVGAQQKTFCNPINIDYGYTPFEAFSKQGKHRATADPVIVNFKNKLFLFSTNQEGYWYSDDMLDWKFVKRKFLRDNKYIHDLNAPAVWAMKDTLYVYGSTWEQDFPIWKSTNPTKDDWKIAVDTLKVGAWDPAFHYDEDKNKLYLYWGSSNEWPLLGTEVKVKNLQSEGFVKPIIKLKPEDHGWERFGEYNDNVFLQPFVEGAWMTKHNGKYYMQYGAPATEFSGYSDGVYVSKNPLEGFEYQQHNPFSYKPGGFARGAGHGATFEDNYKNWWHVSTIFISTKNNFERRLGIWPAGFDKDDVMYCNTAYGDYPTYLPQYAQGKDFSKGLFAGWMLLNYNKPVQVSSTLGGYQPNYAVDEDIKTYWSAKTGNSGEWFETDLGEVSTINAIQINYADQDAEFMGKTLGKMHQYKIYGSNDGKKWNVIVDKSKNTKDVPHDYVELEQPAKARFLKMENLKMPTGKFALSGFRVFGKGAGKQPAKVEGFVPLRADPKKYGERRSIWMKWQQNPEADGYVIYFGKTPDKLYGSIMVYGKNEYFFTGADRTDAYYFQIEAFNANGVSERTAVAKSE encoded by the coding sequence ATGAGACAATATTTTTTATCATTAACAATTTTTATTGGAATTATTGTTGGAGCCCAGCAGAAAACATTCTGCAATCCTATCAATATCGACTACGGATATACCCCTTTTGAAGCCTTTTCCAAACAGGGAAAGCACCGCGCTACAGCAGATCCGGTAATTGTCAATTTTAAAAATAAACTTTTCCTTTTTTCTACCAATCAGGAAGGATACTGGTACAGTGATGATATGCTGGATTGGAAGTTTGTAAAAAGGAAATTCCTCAGAGATAACAAATACATCCATGATCTTAATGCCCCGGCAGTCTGGGCAATGAAAGATACTTTGTATGTGTATGGCTCTACCTGGGAACAGGATTTCCCGATCTGGAAAAGTACTAATCCCACCAAAGACGACTGGAAAATTGCTGTGGATACACTGAAGGTAGGAGCGTGGGATCCTGCATTCCATTATGATGAAGATAAGAATAAATTATATCTGTACTGGGGTTCAAGCAATGAATGGCCATTGCTGGGAACAGAAGTGAAAGTAAAAAACCTTCAGTCCGAAGGTTTCGTAAAACCGATTATTAAGCTAAAGCCTGAAGACCACGGTTGGGAAAGGTTTGGGGAATATAATGATAATGTTTTTCTGCAGCCTTTTGTAGAAGGAGCGTGGATGACGAAGCATAACGGGAAATATTATATGCAGTATGGTGCTCCGGCAACAGAATTCAGCGGCTATTCCGATGGAGTGTATGTAAGTAAAAATCCTCTGGAAGGCTTCGAATATCAGCAGCATAATCCGTTCTCTTATAAACCGGGCGGTTTTGCAAGAGGTGCAGGGCACGGAGCGACATTTGAAGACAATTACAAAAACTGGTGGCATGTTTCGACCATCTTTATTTCAACTAAAAATAATTTTGAAAGAAGACTGGGAATCTGGCCGGCAGGATTTGATAAAGATGATGTGATGTACTGTAACACGGCTTATGGCGATTATCCGACTTATCTTCCCCAATATGCACAGGGAAAAGATTTTTCAAAAGGTCTTTTTGCCGGATGGATGCTGTTGAACTATAATAAACCGGTGCAGGTTTCATCTACTTTGGGTGGATATCAGCCCAACTATGCGGTAGATGAAGATATCAAAACGTATTGGAGTGCTAAGACAGGAAATTCCGGGGAATGGTTCGAGACGGATCTGGGTGAAGTTTCGACAATTAATGCCATTCAGATCAATTATGCGGATCAGGATGCAGAATTTATGGGAAAAACGTTGGGGAAAATGCATCAATATAAAATCTATGGCTCCAATGACGGGAAAAAATGGAATGTGATTGTGGATAAAAGCAAAAACACAAAAGACGTACCTCACGACTATGTAGAACTTGAACAGCCTGCAAAAGCCCGTTTCCTTAAAATGGAAAACCTTAAAATGCCAACAGGAAAATTTGCATTAAGCGGCTTCAGAGTATTCGGAAAAGGAGCAGGAAAGCAGCCTGCTAAAGTGGAAGGGTTTGTTCCTCTGAGAGCTGATCCAAAGAAGTATGGTGAAAGAAGAAGTATCTGGATGAAGTGGCAGCAGAATCCTGAAGCGGATGGCTATGTAATTTATTTTGGAAAAACTCCCGATAAATTGTATGGAAGCATTATGGTGTACGGAAAGAATGAGTATTTCTTTACCGGAGCAGACCGAACGGATGCCTATTATTTCCAGATTGAAGCTTTTAATGCCAATGGCGTCTCGGAAAGAACAGCTGTTGCAAAATCTGAATAA
- a CDS encoding alpha/beta hydrolase yields the protein MKKDIKIILISLSLLFLWTACKEKKIKLGKDIHFDKEENIHYGNNPEQVMDLYIPSARTNKEKDVFIMIHGGGWRAGDKSQLTFFTLSMMQKFPDHIFVNMNYRLASATSFGLPNQTNDIKKVIELLKNKLGYHPNVILLGNSAGGHLSMLYAYKFDADKKVKAVINIVGPADLSDPGFKNYQEYSFVESRLVDPEIIQTGTSKIGFASPVKWIKSDSPPTLSYYGNSDRVIPFTQEKRLDSALTANHVIRESYQFNGGHLDWDKHPNDEFFINKIETFLKKANKK from the coding sequence ATGAAAAAAGATATAAAAATTATTTTGATATCCCTCAGCCTCCTTTTTCTATGGACAGCTTGCAAAGAAAAAAAGATAAAGCTTGGTAAAGATATCCACTTTGATAAGGAGGAAAATATTCACTATGGAAACAATCCAGAGCAGGTTATGGATCTTTATATTCCATCTGCACGAACGAATAAAGAAAAGGATGTTTTTATTATGATTCATGGTGGAGGCTGGAGGGCTGGAGATAAATCACAACTCACCTTTTTCACACTCTCTATGATGCAGAAATTTCCTGATCATATTTTCGTTAATATGAACTACAGACTTGCTTCAGCTACGAGCTTTGGACTTCCAAATCAAACTAATGATATTAAAAAGGTAATTGAATTATTAAAAAATAAACTAGGCTACCATCCCAATGTGATTTTATTAGGCAACAGCGCCGGAGGCCATTTATCGATGTTGTATGCCTACAAGTTTGATGCGGATAAAAAAGTAAAAGCTGTAATTAACATTGTTGGCCCGGCAGACCTCTCTGATCCGGGTTTCAAAAATTATCAGGAGTATTCTTTTGTGGAAAGCAGACTTGTGGATCCTGAAATAATTCAAACCGGAACATCAAAGATAGGTTTTGCCAGTCCTGTGAAATGGATAAAAAGCGATTCCCCTCCTACTTTATCTTACTATGGAAATTCGGACCGCGTAATTCCGTTTACACAAGAAAAAAGACTGGATTCAGCTTTGACAGCCAACCATGTTATCCGTGAATCTTATCAATTTAATGGTGGGCACCTGGATTGGGATAAACATCCAAATGACGAATTCTTTATCAATAAAATAGAAACATTTCTTAAGAAAGCAAACAAAAAATAA